The Comamonas sp. lk genome contains the following window.
TCTCGCGCCCTGATTACCGACAGCCTGTTTGCGCGCGAGCGCCTGGGCTCCACCGGTCTTGGGCACGGCGTTGCCATTCCCCACGGCCGCATCAAGGGCCTCACGGCCCCCATGGCAGCCTTGTTTCAGCTGGCCAGCCCGATCGGCTTTGACGCACCCGATGAACAGCCGGTCAGCCTGCTGATCTTTCTGCTCGTGCCCGAAGCCGCTACTCAGAAACACCTGGAAATCCTCTCGGAGATTGCCGAGCTGCTGAGCGACAGCCAGCTGCGCGAACGCCTCAAGTCATGTGTGGATGCCCAGCAGCTGCACGGCATGATTGCAGGCTGGCAGCCTTCGGCGGCACAGCCGGTCTGACCCCAGCCATCACCTTTTTCTTACTTTCAGGGCCTTGCGATGAGACCCAGCGCCATCAATGCCGACGTGTTGTTCGAGGCATTTCGCAACTCCAGCCTGCGTTGGCAGTGGATCGCAGGGTTGGGTGCTTCAGAGCGCCGCTTTGACGAAATGGCGGTGCGCTCGGCCCGCTCGGGGGCCGATCTGGTCGGCTACCTCAACTACATCCACCCCTACCGCCTGCAGGTGCTGGGCGAGCGCGAGATCGCGTATCTGACCAATGCCACCTCGCAGGACTGTCTGCGCCGCATCGCCCGTATCGTGACGCTGGAGCCCCCGGTGCTGGTGCTGGCCGATGGCCAGGAGGCGCCCGACGAGCTGATCTCCATGTGCGAGCGCTCTCACATTCCGCTGTTCTCCACCAAGGAGCAGTCGGCCTTTGTGATCGACGTGCTGCGCGCCTATCTGTCCAAGCATTTTGCCGATCGCATCACCATGCACGGCGTATTCATGGACATTCTGGGCATGGGCGTGCTGATCACCGGTGAATCGGGCCTGGGTAAAAGCGAACTGGGGCTGGAGCTGGTCACCCGTGGCAACGGCCTGGTGGCCGACGATGCCGTGGATCTGTACCGTATCAATCAGACGACGATTGAGGGCAAATGCCCGGATCTGCTGCAAAACCTGCTGGAAGTGCGCGGAATCGGCTTGCTGGATGTACGCGCCATTTTTGGCGAGACTGCTGTGCGCCGCAAGATGCGCCTCAAGCTCATCGTGCATCTGGTGCGCAGAGAGACCATGGAGCGCGAATACGAACGCCTGCCTGCCGAGCCGCTGACCCAGGACGTGCTGGGAGTGCCGGTACGCAAGGTAGTGATTCAGGTGGTGGCGGGCCGAAATATCGCTGTGCTGGTGGAAGCTGCCGTGCGCAATACCATCTTGCAGCTGCGCGGTATCGATACCTACCAGGAGTTCGTGAATCGCCATCGCCGTGCCATGGAAAGCGGCGAGTCGTTCTAGACCAGATGCAGCTTTCCGGCCGACGATGCCGGAAAGATCTGCTGTACCTGCTGGGAGCTCAGTCCATACATGCGGGAAAACAGACCGCCCAGTACGGAACGGTATTCATTGAGCACGGGGTAGTCGCGGTTCTGAAACAGCGCCTTTTCATTGACCTCGATCTGCTCACCCACGATCTTGCCCCCTGCCTGGGCAGATAAACCTCCACCGAGAAACCAGTACGCCGTGCCATGGCCGTGGTCCGTGCCCTTGTTGCCGTTTTCGCGAAAAGTACGGCCGAACTCGCTGATGACGGCCACCACCGTGTGGCGCCAGGTATCCTCTCCCATGGCCTCGGCAAAAGTGGCCAAGCCATTGCTCAAGTCGCTCAGCCGATTGGCCAAGTTGCCGCTGGCTCCACCCTGATTGACGTGGGTATCCCAACCACCCACATCGACAAAGCCCAGATCAAACTGCTCGCGCATCAGATGCGCCATGCGCTGCGCGACCAGTCCAAAGCCTTTGGCGCTGATGGCATCACGTCCGGCCTTGTCCATTTCCTCCCGCACGCTGCGCTGCACGGCAGTCTGAACGCTGAAGCCCTCCCGCACGGCTGCATCCAGCGCCGTGCCCTGGTACATGGAGGCGATGATCTTGCTGCGGTCGCTATCCACCGCAGCCTTGCGTACCGAGGCCAACGCCATATTCGCCACCTGGGCATTGCCGCGCATGCACAGCGGCAGCTGCGCAGTGAAAGCCATGGGTGCAACGCGGCTCAGACCCCGGCTGTCTTGCTGCAGCACCTGGGCCAGCCGATTCATGAAGCCGCCCTGAAAGCTCTTGCTACCTTCCAGCGCTTGACCCAGCTCGATGGAGTCCTGGGTCTCAAAGTGGCTGCGCGAGAGGTCATTGCTCCCCGCAAACGGCACAAAGCACAGCTGCCCTTGCTCATACAAGGGCAGCAAGCTGGTCTGCAAGGCTGGATGCAGACCCCAATTTGTGTCCAACGGCAAAGCCCCATTGGCCTCGCCAGGCCGTGCAATGGCAATGTTGGGTCTCGCTTGATAGTAAAAGTCACTGTGCGTGGGCACCAGCAGGCTGTTGCAGTCATAGGCGCCACGTAAAAACACCAGCAAAAAGCGGGGCGAGCTGTTCTGCAAAGGGGCGGCCAGACCTCTGCCCAGCTGGCAAGCCAGTGGCAGCGTTGCGCTCAGGCGCAAAAATTGACGTCTTTGCATCAAAAGACTCCTTGGCACCGCCTCAGCGGAACATCATTTCGGGGGCGGACAGGAAATAGGTGTTCCAGTCCGCTGGATTCCTGGCCTGTGCCAGTGCCGTCCGCGTCGCTGCGCCCAGGGACTGCAGACGGGCTTGCACGCTGGCTTTCTGCGCGAGGTCGGGGTATGGCGGCTTTTCCAGCGGATCCTGCGCGCTAAGGCGAAACAGCAAGGCGCCGCGTGTACCGATCTGCCGCGCCACATCGAAACGGCTGCTCATCTGGCCGGAGCTGGACCAGTCCGACTGAGCTTGCGGGTAACCGTCCGGAGTTTCATGAGCATAAAATGGCTGGCCAAGCTGGTTCAGCCAGCTCTGCACAGGGCTCACATCGCTGGCCACTCGCTGATCGTAGGCCAGACGCGTGGCGCCAAGCACATAGTGCGCCGGATCTTTGAAACGCTGGCCGAAATGCTGCGCCTCAGGCGCCGTCAGCAGACTGGCCAGAGTGGCCGCAATATCGCCACGGCTGCGCTCGAAGGTCTGAGCCGTGCGCTCCACCACAGCCGGATCCGGCCTGTCACCGAGAAAGTACATCGAGAGCTTTCGCGCTATGAAATGTGCAGTCGCTGGCGCAGCCACAATGCGGTCCAAGGCCTCGTTGACCTGTGCCATGCCGCGCCGCTCCAGAGGCTTGCCCAGCAAGACCTGCGGGGTGTAGTCGTGACGATTGGGGTTGAACTCGAAGAAGCCCTGGCGCACATAGTCGGCCTGCCGCTCGGGGCGCAGCTTGGGTGGCGGCGCATCCGCTTCACGCGTAGTGAAGCCCACACCGGTCAGTACATGGGCCATGGCTTGCACATCGGCCTGGGTATAACCGCTACCCACGCCCATGGTGTGCAACTCCAGCAGTTCACGCGCATAGTTCTCATTGATATGACCGGCGGCATTGCTGGCATTGTCCAGATACTGCAGCATGGCAGGGTGGCGCATGCTGGCAGCCAGCAGGTCGCGGAAATTGCCAAGCGCATGTGGACGAATGGCCTGCTCCTCGTAGTCGCCTACCCACAGGCGCACATCTCCTTTGCGCGTGCTGACATTGAAATGATTCATCCAGAACCAGGTCATCTGCTCCTGCAACTGGTGTGGTGAATAGAGCGCGCGCCAGATCTGGCGCTTTTGTGCTTCCGAGCCAAGCTGGTTGAGCTGGCGCTGCAAGTCTTGCCGGAGTCTGGCGGCCTCATCACTGTCCTGGGTGCTGCGAATGGCACGGCGCTGCTCGGCAATCTCACGCTGGATCTGCTCCATGGGCTTCTGACTGATGCTGAGGGCATCGATGCGCTGCTGCACCTCAGCGGGCATGGGACTGGCGGATGGGGTCAGCTGCCCCATCAGCCATCGCTTCAAACCCTGCTGCTGCAACTGGGACGATTCGTGATCCGTAGCACCCCAGGTGACTCTATCCAGCCATTGCTGGCGTTGCATGGCGCTGGTTTTGTCCGGTAAACGACTGTTGCTCACCGTCTCGATAGTTTGAGGACTGAGCCGGCTTTGTGACGGCGACAACAACGGCGCGCAAGCCGCCAGTGCGGTCACAGCGATACAGGCAAGACTTCTGGTGAAAAAAATGTGCAGCTGCTGCATTGACAGGCCTCCTCAAGCCCCATGAATGACCGCTGCATCAGCAGTCATGCAGCATGTTGGCTTGGTATCCGGACAGTCGGTGTAGGGAAATGTTTTCTCAACGTAAAAGGGGCAAGACATTTACATGTCTTGCCCCTTGCAAAAGAGAACCGTTTTACTTGCTGGCGCGAACCGCGCACTCTGCGCATTGGCCGTACAAAGCCATGGCGTGATCCTGGATCACCCAGCCCTTGCCCTTGGCGATCAGGTTCTGGCGCTTCTCGATTTCTGCGTCATAGAACTCTTCCACCTTGCCACAGCTGGTGCAGACAAAGTGGTCGTGGTGCTGACCTTCGTTGAGTTCATAGATCGCTTTACCGCTTTCAAACGTGCTGCGATTCAGAATGCCGGCCTGCTCGAACTGGGTGAGCACGCGGTAAACCGTGGCCAGGCCAATGTCCGAACGCTCGTCGAGCAGCACGCGGAAGACATCTTCTGCAGTCATGTGGCGCTGGGCACCGGTCTGGAAGATCTCCAGAATCTTCAGGCGTGGCAGGGTGGCCTTGAGGCCGGTATTTTTGAGTTCTTCGATGTTCTTCATGTCAGGGTCTCTCGGTGGTCTGTCAACGCGCCAGAAGGGGCAGACAAGGGACAACAAAAAATGGCCCTGGCACCGGGGTCGTTGGAATCATCAGGTGCTCTCGGGACCAGCCGCTACAATGATTCGGATCATATCCCTATGCCATTACCCATGCATGTTCAAGCCCGTAGCCGCGCAGGTCTGCTCCTGACGTTGGCAATCACAGCGGCACTGGCCGGCTGCAACAGCCTAGACGGCGCCGCACACCGTGTCGCCAATGTCATTACGCCCTACAAAATAGATGTGGTGCAAGGCAATTTCGT
Protein-coding sequences here:
- a CDS encoding PTS sugar transporter subunit IIA; translation: MNRLASILPAAQVLVSVDVTSKKRAFEEAGLLFESLHALSRALITDSLFARERLGSTGLGHGVAIPHGRIKGLTAPMAALFQLASPIGFDAPDEQPVSLLIFLLVPEAATQKHLEILSEIAELLSDSQLRERLKSCVDAQQLHGMIAGWQPSAAQPV
- the hprK gene encoding HPr(Ser) kinase/phosphatase, which gives rise to MRPSAINADVLFEAFRNSSLRWQWIAGLGASERRFDEMAVRSARSGADLVGYLNYIHPYRLQVLGEREIAYLTNATSQDCLRRIARIVTLEPPVLVLADGQEAPDELISMCERSHIPLFSTKEQSAFVIDVLRAYLSKHFADRITMHGVFMDILGMGVLITGESGLGKSELGLELVTRGNGLVADDAVDLYRINQTTIEGKCPDLLQNLLEVRGIGLLDVRAIFGETAVRRKMRLKLIVHLVRRETMEREYERLPAEPLTQDVLGVPVRKVVIQVVAGRNIAVLVEAAVRNTILQLRGIDTYQEFVNRHRRAMESGESF
- a CDS encoding DUF1501 domain-containing protein; the protein is MQRRQFLRLSATLPLACQLGRGLAAPLQNSSPRFLLVFLRGAYDCNSLLVPTHSDFYYQARPNIAIARPGEANGALPLDTNWGLHPALQTSLLPLYEQGQLCFVPFAGSNDLSRSHFETQDSIELGQALEGSKSFQGGFMNRLAQVLQQDSRGLSRVAPMAFTAQLPLCMRGNAQVANMALASVRKAAVDSDRSKIIASMYQGTALDAAVREGFSVQTAVQRSVREEMDKAGRDAISAKGFGLVAQRMAHLMREQFDLGFVDVGGWDTHVNQGGASGNLANRLSDLSNGLATFAEAMGEDTWRHTVVAVISEFGRTFRENGNKGTDHGHGTAYWFLGGGLSAQAGGKIVGEQIEVNEKALFQNRDYPVLNEYRSVLGGLFSRMYGLSSQQVQQIFPASSAGKLHLV
- a CDS encoding DUF1800 domain-containing protein, translating into MQQLHIFFTRSLACIAVTALAACAPLLSPSQSRLSPQTIETVSNSRLPDKTSAMQRQQWLDRVTWGATDHESSQLQQQGLKRWLMGQLTPSASPMPAEVQQRIDALSISQKPMEQIQREIAEQRRAIRSTQDSDEAARLRQDLQRQLNQLGSEAQKRQIWRALYSPHQLQEQMTWFWMNHFNVSTRKGDVRLWVGDYEEQAIRPHALGNFRDLLAASMRHPAMLQYLDNASNAAGHINENYARELLELHTMGVGSGYTQADVQAMAHVLTGVGFTTREADAPPPKLRPERQADYVRQGFFEFNPNRHDYTPQVLLGKPLERRGMAQVNEALDRIVAAPATAHFIARKLSMYFLGDRPDPAVVERTAQTFERSRGDIAATLASLLTAPEAQHFGQRFKDPAHYVLGATRLAYDQRVASDVSPVQSWLNQLGQPFYAHETPDGYPQAQSDWSSSGQMSSRFDVARQIGTRGALLFRLSAQDPLEKPPYPDLAQKASVQARLQSLGAATRTALAQARNPADWNTYFLSAPEMMFR
- the fur gene encoding ferric iron uptake transcriptional regulator → MKNIEELKNTGLKATLPRLKILEIFQTGAQRHMTAEDVFRVLLDERSDIGLATVYRVLTQFEQAGILNRSTFESGKAIYELNEGQHHDHFVCTSCGKVEEFYDAEIEKRQNLIAKGKGWVIQDHAMALYGQCAECAVRASK